Genomic window (Agrobacterium larrymoorei):
GAAGGGATTCTCGCCCATATGGATGACAGTTGGATCGTCGTTCCGATCCAAAAGAATATAGCGCCTGATATCTCCCTCAGGCAGTGAAGAGTTGATGATATCGTCCTCGCTGAGATTTCGGCACACAAGCCGCCTGACAATCTCCTCGACATGACGTTCTTCGAGGTGTCCAGGTAGCTCCCATCGGTCAGCCTCTAGCGTCCCTTCATATTTGACCAAAACCCATTTTGCCATCTGGCCCTCCTTTGCGGTCTGCACCTCTAGTGCTGAACTCTCAGAGATAGCGTTTTATTGCGTCAGTGTGATTATGGTGCGACCGCTATGTCATATTGCGGAGGACGGACAGCGTCGCTCTGTTTGGGTAGGATATAGGATGTTGCCATGGCGAGTATGGTAACCCCAACGGCTGTTGTAGCGAGATAAGTCTTCATAGGCTCCTCCCCGTTCAGACGTATGACAATCGTTAAACCGCTCAAGAGGTTCCGGTCTGTCGTCCAAGAGAAATCACGACAACGTCAGTTTTTGAATTAGGCTTCACCCTGACGCTGTCCTGGAGATTGCTGTTACTCCCGGCGTTCAATGATTACAAACGCTTGGTGTTTTATGCGAGGCGATCGTTGGCATGGTCTCATGCAGACTATGGCGCTAAGGCCGCCTCGTCGCAGTCTCACGAAACGGTCAAAGCCGCTGCTTGTAACTTGCCTGTGCCTCGCTTTCGCTTTCTGTTACTTGAGCGAAACGACGCTGTCCTTCACATCCGGCAGTGAGGGGATAATGCCGCTTTTGGCATACCACTCGGCAACGGCGCTGATCTGCTTGACGTCTGCCTCTGTCACGGCGGTCGTTGGAACCGCATTGTTCTCGCCGATTTTCGACGAAAGATTGTTCGGCACATTCATCTCCTTTGCCCACACAGCACCTGCCTCTGCCTTGTTGGCGATCGCCCAGGCATTTTCGGACTTGATGACGTCGAAGACGAGTTGGAGTTGGTCCGCCTTCGAGGTCGAAAACTCCTTGCTTGCAACGAGAACGACCGCATTGTCCGATTTGATCGCCGCACCATCGGCCACCACTTTTCCGTCATAGGCGGTTTCGGCAATGGTCAGGAAAGGGTCCCATGTTGCCCAGGCATCGACATGGCCCTGGGTAAAGCTCGGTCCGCTGTCGCTTGGGCTGAGGTAGACGCGCTCGACGCTTTTCGGATCGACGCCATTTGTCTGCAGACCTTGCATCAGAAGATACTCGCCGGTGCCGCCTCGATTGACGGCGACCTTCTTTCCGGCAAGGTCCTTGATCGAAGCGATGCCCGACTCCTTCTTCACGACGATGCCCTCGGCGCTCGGCGCCATTTTCTGGTAGGCGAAAATAACCAGCGGAATTTTGGCCGAAAGGGCTGCGATCGCTGACGTCGAGCTGCCAGCGGTGATGTCGATGCTGCCAGCGTTAAGCGCTTCGAAAGCGGGAGCTGCTGCGGGGAAAGGGCCGGCCCATTCGACCTTGATTCCCTTTTCCGCGAGCGCTTTTTCCAGCGTACCGCGGGATTTGGCCAAGGTGATATCGTTCGGGCCGCGCAGCCAGCCGATACGGATCGTCTGCTCGGCCGCTTGAGCGGCCGGGATAAAGCCCGCCACAGAAGCCGCTACGATAAGGGTGGAGAGGAATTGTCGCTTGGTAAACATCAATATATCCAGTCTGCTGCTTGGGCTTGGGAGTGAGGTTGGGCTTCAGGCATGGGAAGGTTCGACACCAAGTTCGCGAAGAAGCTCGGTTTCGATGGACATCAATTCAGGATCACCCCTATGGCGGGGATGGTCGGCGTCGATGCGTATTTCACGTGAGATCCGTCCCTGATCGAGCACCAGAATACGGTCCGCGAGGGCGACAGCTTCCCACACGTCGTGGGTGACGAGCAGAACGGCGGGCCTGTGCTTGCGCCACAGTTCGAAGACCAGATCGTGCATGCGCAGCCGGGTCAGCGCGTCGAGGGCCGCAAAGGGTTCATCGAGCAGAAGAAGGGCGGGTTCGCGCACCAAAGCACGTGCCAGCGCTGCCCTTTGCGCTTCGCCACCTGACAAGGTCAGTGGCCATGCATCTTTCCTGTGAGACAGGGCGACATCCGCCAACGCCCGCTCCGCACGCTTTTGCGCGTCCGGCGTCTTCACGCCGAGGGCGACATTCTCGATGACGCTCTTCCACGGAAGAAGCCGAGGCTCTTGAAACACCACAGATCGCCTGGAAGGTATCTCCAGCTTTTGCGCAGGCGCCGCGTCCAGGCCGGATAAAACCCTAAGCAGGGTCGATTTTCCCGAGCCGCTGCGGCCCAAAAGTGCAACGAATTCACCTGGCGCGATGGAAAGGTCTATACCATCCAGAACGGCAGGGCCGCCGAAGGAACGATGAAGCTGTCTGATGTCGACAAGGTCGCTCATGCGATCACCTGCGGGCGCCAGCGTAGCGCATAGGCCTCAATGATGCGCACCAGTCC
Coding sequences:
- a CDS encoding aliphatic sulfonate ABC transporter substrate-binding protein, which gives rise to MFTKRQFLSTLIVAASVAGFIPAAQAAEQTIRIGWLRGPNDITLAKSRGTLEKALAEKGIKVEWAGPFPAAAPAFEALNAGSIDITAGSSTSAIAALSAKIPLVIFAYQKMAPSAEGIVVKKESGIASIKDLAGKKVAVNRGGTGEYLLMQGLQTNGVDPKSVERVYLSPSDSGPSFTQGHVDAWATWDPFLTIAETAYDGKVVADGAAIKSDNAVVLVASKEFSTSKADQLQLVFDVIKSENAWAIANKAEAGAVWAKEMNVPNNLSSKIGENNAVPTTAVTEADVKQISAVAEWYAKSGIIPSLPDVKDSVVSLK
- a CDS encoding ABC transporter ATP-binding protein — protein: MSDLVDIRQLHRSFGGPAVLDGIDLSIAPGEFVALLGRSGSGKSTLLRVLSGLDAAPAQKLEIPSRRSVVFQEPRLLPWKSVIENVALGVKTPDAQKRAERALADVALSHRKDAWPLTLSGGEAQRAALARALVREPALLLLDEPFAALDALTRLRMHDLVFELWRKHRPAVLLVTHDVWEAVALADRILVLDQGRISREIRIDADHPRHRGDPELMSIETELLRELGVEPSHA